Proteins from one Loktanella sp. M215 genomic window:
- the selD gene encoding selenide, water dikinase SelD: MNGDLPFVKDLVLVGGGHTHALVLRKWGMKALSGVRVTLINPGSTAAYSGMLPGFVAGHYSRDDLDIDLVRLARFAGARLIDGAVTAIDPVTRLITVPDRPPVAYDVLSLDVGITSEMPALPGFAEHAVPAKPLGPFAGRWDAFRNAATMPHVAVIGGGVAGAELAMAMAHSLRARGLTPVLHLIDRGKVVDTLGVTARRKMLSALQQNGVTLVEHAEVTEIASDHVALSDGRKIPSGFTTGAAGARPHDWQARIGLDVHDGFIAVDGHLQSSDPAIFAVGDCAHLTQAPRPKAGVFAVRQAPVLFDNLRAALSGGQMRTYKPQKDYLKLISLGGKAALAERFGTGLAGPLLWRWKDHIDRKFMRQFDDLTFMGQPDLPLTRAEGLTEALGDKPMCGGCGAKVGRGALRAALADLPPPDRADVVVVPGDDAGLLRMGDVRQVISTDHLRALTADPVVMTRITVNHALGDIWAMGAAPQAATVNLILPKLSADLQTRTLREIMETAHAGLTAAGAAIVGGHTSVGSELTIGFTVTGLCTRAPITLRGARPGDALILTKPLGSGVIMAAEMAGQARGDTVAAALVQMCQPQARASEILCGAHAMTDVTGFGLAGHLSGIGDASGTGAQLTLADIPVMTGAVALAQQGVHSTLLRDNIAGSGPVTGPMGAMTDLLYDPQTAGGLLAAVAAEEAADLVRQLQDAGYTQATIIGHVTDSIGITLV; the protein is encoded by the coding sequence GTGAACGGCGACCTGCCTTTCGTCAAGGATCTGGTGCTGGTGGGCGGCGGGCATACGCATGCACTGGTGCTGCGCAAATGGGGCATGAAGGCGCTGTCGGGGGTGCGGGTCACGCTGATCAACCCCGGTTCGACGGCCGCCTATTCAGGCATGTTGCCGGGATTCGTGGCTGGCCATTACAGCCGCGACGATCTGGATATCGACCTCGTGCGGTTGGCACGGTTCGCGGGGGCCCGGCTGATCGACGGGGCCGTGACGGCCATCGACCCGGTGACACGGCTGATCACCGTGCCTGACCGGCCGCCCGTGGCCTACGATGTCCTCAGCCTCGACGTCGGGATCACGTCAGAAATGCCCGCCCTGCCCGGTTTTGCCGAACATGCAGTGCCGGCAAAACCGCTGGGGCCGTTTGCCGGCCGCTGGGATGCGTTCCGAAACGCCGCGACAATGCCGCATGTCGCCGTGATCGGCGGCGGCGTGGCGGGTGCGGAACTGGCGATGGCCATGGCCCACAGCCTGCGCGCGCGCGGGCTGACGCCGGTCCTGCATCTGATCGATCGCGGCAAGGTCGTCGACACGCTGGGGGTGACTGCACGTCGCAAGATGCTGTCGGCGCTGCAACAAAACGGCGTCACGCTGGTCGAGCATGCCGAGGTGACGGAGATCGCTTCGGATCATGTGGCACTGTCCGATGGCCGCAAGATTCCATCCGGCTTTACCACCGGTGCTGCCGGGGCCAGACCGCATGACTGGCAGGCCCGCATCGGGCTGGATGTGCACGACGGGTTCATCGCCGTGGACGGGCATCTGCAATCCTCTGACCCCGCGATCTTTGCCGTGGGCGATTGCGCCCACCTGACACAAGCGCCCCGCCCCAAGGCCGGAGTCTTTGCCGTGCGGCAGGCGCCGGTGTTGTTCGACAACCTGCGCGCCGCGCTGTCCGGCGGGCAGATGCGAACCTACAAGCCGCAAAAGGACTATCTGAAGCTGATCTCGCTGGGCGGCAAGGCGGCACTGGCCGAACGCTTCGGCACGGGGCTGGCGGGGCCGCTGCTGTGGCGGTGGAAGGATCATATCGACCGCAAATTCATGCGGCAATTCGACGATCTGACCTTTATGGGGCAACCGGACCTGCCGCTGACGCGGGCCGAAGGATTGACCGAAGCGCTGGGCGACAAGCCGATGTGCGGCGGCTGCGGGGCCAAGGTCGGTCGCGGTGCGCTGCGCGCGGCGCTGGCGGACCTGCCGCCACCGGACCGGGCGGATGTGGTCGTAGTGCCGGGCGACGATGCGGGGCTGTTGCGGATGGGCGATGTGCGGCAGGTCATCAGCACCGATCACCTGCGCGCGCTGACCGCCGATCCGGTCGTGATGACCCGGATCACCGTCAACCATGCGCTGGGCGACATCTGGGCGATGGGGGCTGCGCCGCAGGCCGCGACGGTCAACCTGATCCTGCCGAAACTGTCGGCCGATCTGCAGACCCGCACCCTGCGCGAGATCATGGAGACGGCCCACGCCGGCCTGACGGCGGCGGGTGCGGCGATCGTGGGTGGTCATACCTCGGTCGGGTCGGAACTGACGATCGGCTTTACGGTGACGGGCCTGTGCACGCGTGCGCCGATCACCCTGCGCGGCGCGCGGCCCGGCGATGCGCTGATCCTGACGAAACCGCTGGGCAGCGGCGTCATCATGGCAGCCGAGATGGCGGGACAGGCGCGCGGCGATACGGTGGCGGCGGCGCTGGTCCAGATGTGTCAGCCGCAGGCGCGAGCGAGCGAGATCCTGTGCGGGGCCCATGCGATGACCGATGTGACGGGGTTCGGGCTGGCGGGGCATCTGTCGGGAATCGGCGACGCCTCTGGCACCGGGGCGCAGCTGACGCTGGCGGATATTCCTGTGATGACAGGAGCAGTGGCGCTGGCGCAGCAAGGTGTGCATTCGACACTGTTGCGGGACAATATCGCCGGAAGTGGTCCCGTGACGGGGCCGATGGGTGCGATGACGGACCTGCTTTACGATCCGCAGACGGCGGGAGGATTGCTGGCTGCGGTCGCGGCAGAGGAGGCGGCAGATCTGGTCCGGCAGTTGCAGGATGCAGGATACACGCAGGCCACGATCATCGGCCATGTGACCGACAGCATCGGCATCACGCTGGTTTAA
- the serA gene encoding phosphoglycerate dehydrogenase: protein MAPKVLISDELSDAAVQIFKDRGIDVDFQPKLGKDKEALAAIIGNYDGLAIRSATKATEKLIAAATNLKVIGRAGIGVDNVDIPAASKKGIIVMNTPFGNSITTAEHAISLMMAVARQIPEANASTHAGKWEKSRFMGVELTAKTLGVIGAGNIGSIVIDRAKGLRMKVIAYDPFLSEDRATELGVEKVELDDLLGRSDFITFHVPLTDQTRNILSKDAIAKLKPGVRIVNCARGGLVDEDALAEALKDGRVAGAAFDVFAVEPATESPLFNLPNVVVTPHLGAATTEAQENVALQVAEQMSDFLLTGAVTNAINMPSITADESKIMGPWITLSGHLGNFVGQMTDEPIKAINILFDGEASEMNLKALTAATIAGIMRRRNPDVNMVSAPVIAKDSGVQVSTTKQDQSGAFEGYIKVTVVTNKRERSVAGTVFSDGKPRFIQIKGINVDAEIGAHMLYTTNEDVPGIIGKLGMTMGSHGVNIANFTLGRAAAKGEAIALLYVDEPVPAAAIKALEDTGMFQQVKPLTFQV from the coding sequence ATGGCCCCCAAGGTTCTCATTTCCGACGAGCTGTCGGACGCTGCCGTCCAGATCTTCAAGGATCGCGGCATCGACGTCGATTTCCAGCCCAAGCTGGGCAAGGATAAAGAGGCGCTCGCCGCCATCATCGGCAACTACGACGGCCTCGCCATCCGCTCTGCCACCAAGGCGACGGAAAAGCTGATCGCCGCCGCGACCAACCTCAAGGTCATCGGCCGCGCCGGCATCGGTGTCGACAACGTCGACATTCCCGCCGCGTCGAAAAAGGGCATCATCGTGATGAACACGCCCTTCGGCAACTCGATCACCACCGCCGAACACGCCATTTCGCTGATGATGGCCGTGGCACGTCAGATCCCCGAGGCGAACGCCTCCACCCACGCCGGCAAGTGGGAAAAGTCCCGCTTTATGGGGGTCGAACTGACCGCCAAGACGCTGGGCGTCATCGGTGCAGGCAACATCGGGTCCATCGTGATCGACCGCGCAAAGGGCCTGCGGATGAAAGTCATCGCCTATGATCCGTTCCTGTCCGAAGACCGCGCGACCGAACTGGGCGTCGAAAAGGTGGAACTGGACGACCTGCTGGGCCGCTCCGACTTCATCACCTTCCACGTGCCCCTGACCGACCAGACCCGCAATATCCTGTCCAAGGACGCGATCGCCAAGCTCAAGCCCGGCGTGCGGATCGTGAACTGCGCCCGTGGTGGTCTGGTGGACGAGGACGCACTGGCCGAGGCGCTCAAGGACGGTCGCGTCGCCGGTGCCGCCTTTGACGTGTTCGCTGTCGAACCCGCCACCGAAAGCCCGCTGTTCAACCTGCCCAATGTCGTCGTGACACCGCATCTGGGTGCTGCAACAACCGAGGCGCAGGAAAACGTGGCCCTTCAGGTCGCCGAACAGATGTCCGACTTCCTGCTGACCGGCGCCGTGACCAATGCGATCAACATGCCCTCGATCACGGCGGACGAATCCAAGATCATGGGACCGTGGATCACCCTGTCGGGCCACCTTGGCAACTTCGTCGGTCAGATGACCGACGAGCCGATCAAAGCGATCAACATCCTGTTCGACGGCGAAGCCTCCGAGATGAACCTCAAGGCCCTGACTGCTGCGACCATCGCGGGCATCATGCGTCGCCGGAATCCGGACGTGAACATGGTCAGCGCGCCCGTGATCGCCAAGGACAGCGGCGTGCAGGTCAGCACGACCAAGCAGGACCAGTCCGGCGCGTTCGAAGGGTATATCAAGGTCACCGTGGTCACGAACAAGCGTGAACGCTCCGTCGCGGGCACCGTGTTCAGCGATGGCAAGCCGCGATTCATCCAGATCAAGGGCATCAATGTCGACGCCGAGATCGGTGCGCACATGCTCTATACCACCAACGAGGACGTGCCCGGCATCATCGGCAAACTGGGCATGACGATGGGCAGCCACGGCGTGAACATCGCCAACTTCACCCTGGGCCGCGCCGCCGCCAAGGGCGAGGCCATCGCCCTCCTCTACGTCGACGAACCCGTCCCCGCCGCCGCGATCAAGGCGCTGGAAGACACCGGCATGTTCCAGCAGGTCAAACCGCTGACCTTTCAGGTCTGA
- a CDS encoding lipocalin-like domain-containing protein, whose product MNVKALILCFMPVFAQAQGFSGMASDATGFTLPQPDPQFTFPADHGAHPDFRIEWWYVTANLTGPDGTAYGLQWTLFRSAMAPETQDGWADPQLWMGHAAVTTPTAHYVTERLARGGIGQAGVVADPFQAWIDDWRFDGIDSGTLRATGPDFGYDVSLTAQGPLVRQGEDGYSVKSTSDQASYYYSQPFYRITGTLHLPDGDIPVTGTGWLDREWSSQPLADIQTGWDWFSIAFDAGTRMMVYRLRQRDGADYYSATWIAADGTPTPYTNGEVLAVPLQDTRVDGHTVPTRWHVTLPAQGVDVTVAAVNTDAWMTTSIPYWEGPVTIDGSAKGVGYLEMTGYE is encoded by the coding sequence ATGAACGTTAAGGCTCTGATCCTATGTTTTATGCCTGTGTTCGCGCAGGCGCAGGGATTTTCCGGCATGGCCAGCGATGCGACGGGTTTCACCCTGCCGCAGCCGGATCCTCAGTTCACATTTCCCGCCGATCACGGCGCGCACCCGGATTTCAGGATCGAATGGTGGTATGTGACCGCCAACCTGACGGGTCCGGACGGCACGGCTTATGGTCTGCAATGGACTCTTTTCCGGTCTGCCATGGCGCCCGAGACGCAAGATGGATGGGCCGATCCGCAATTGTGGATGGGTCACGCGGCGGTGACCACACCGACGGCGCATTACGTGACCGAACGGCTGGCGCGGGGCGGGATCGGTCAGGCCGGCGTCGTTGCAGACCCGTTTCAGGCGTGGATCGACGATTGGCGGTTCGACGGGATCGACAGCGGCACCCTGCGCGCGACCGGGCCCGATTTCGGATACGACGTGTCCCTGACCGCGCAGGGTCCGCTGGTGCGGCAGGGCGAGGATGGCTATTCCGTCAAGTCCACCAGCGATCAGGCGTCCTATTACTATTCGCAGCCGTTCTATCGCATCACGGGCACGCTGCATCTGCCGGATGGCGACATTCCGGTGACGGGCACCGGTTGGCTGGACCGCGAATGGTCGAGTCAGCCGTTGGCGGACATCCAGACTGGCTGGGACTGGTTTTCCATCGCGTTCGACGCGGGCACGCGGATGATGGTCTACAGGCTGCGGCAGCGTGACGGCGCGGACTACTATTCCGCCACATGGATCGCCGCGGACGGCACGCCCACCCCCTATACGAACGGCGAGGTTTTGGCCGTGCCTTTGCAGGATACCCGGGTTGACGGTCACACGGTCCCGACGCGCTGGCACGTGACATTGCCAGCGCAGGGTGTTGACGTCACCGTCGCCGCGGTCAACACGGATGCGTGGATGACCACCAGCATTCCGTATTGGGAAGGTCCGGTGACCATCGACGGCAGCGCCAAGGGCGTCGGCTATCTGGAGATGACAGGCTATGAGTGA
- a CDS encoding metallophosphoesterase translates to MIYAIGDIHGQRAMLDRALVLIAADGGAGKPVVFLGDYTDRGPDSRGVLDELIKGRDAGFDWHLIKGNHDRMFERFLENGETHDVAIKSGLSWLNPRLGGDKTLASYGIIPEGPAAFIKDDAGREVLVSYPTTDGDLTLQELVGRARDLVPQAHRQLLATLPLIHAAEGQLFVHAGIRPGVALADQVEDDLIWIRDGWLDNTDDHGVMVVHGHTALDAPEHFGNRIDLDGGAGYGRSLVPAVLDDGRWFTLDDNGRTPLRPMA, encoded by the coding sequence ATGATCTACGCCATCGGTGACATTCACGGCCAGCGCGCCATGCTCGACCGCGCGTTGGTGCTGATCGCCGCCGACGGCGGGGCCGGCAAACCGGTCGTCTTTCTGGGCGACTATACCGACCGTGGCCCCGACAGCCGCGGCGTTCTGGACGAATTGATCAAGGGACGCGACGCCGGCTTTGACTGGCATCTGATCAAGGGCAACCACGACCGCATGTTCGAACGCTTCCTCGAAAACGGAGAGACGCATGACGTGGCTATCAAGTCGGGTCTGTCATGGCTCAATCCGCGTCTGGGCGGCGACAAGACCCTCGCATCCTATGGCATCATCCCGGAAGGCCCCGCCGCGTTCATCAAGGATGACGCGGGACGCGAGGTGCTGGTCAGCTATCCCACGACCGATGGTGACCTGACGCTTCAGGAACTGGTTGGCCGCGCCCGCGATCTGGTGCCGCAGGCGCACCGGCAGTTGCTGGCGACGCTGCCGTTGATCCACGCGGCAGAGGGGCAGCTTTTCGTCCACGCCGGTATCCGCCCCGGTGTGGCACTGGCCGATCAGGTCGAGGATGACCTGATCTGGATTCGCGACGGCTGGCTGGACAACACCGACGATCACGGGGTCATGGTGGTGCACGGGCACACGGCGCTTGATGCGCCGGAACACTTCGGCAACAGGATCGACCTCGATGGCGGTGCTGGCTACGGGCGGTCCCTGGTGCCTGCGGTGCTGGACGATGGTCGGTGGTTCACGCTCGACGACAATGGCCGCACGCCCTTGCGCCCCATGGCCTGA
- a CDS encoding phosphoserine transaminase, translated as MVTTKPDTRPDNARFSSGPCAKPPTWSLESLGDAPLGRSHRATVGKAKLAEAIDLTREVLNIPADYRIGIVPASDTGAFEMAMWTMLGERPAEMVAWESFGAGWVTDVVKQLKIEATVHEAAYGEIVDMAALNYDNDVCFTWNGTTSGVRMPHGDMIPADRAGLTLCDATSAAFAQDLPWDKLDVTTFSWQKVMGGEAAHGMLILSPRAVERLESYTPAWPLPKIFRLTSKGKLIEGIFKGETINTPSMLCVEDYLVALKWGQTLGGQPGLKARADANAGVIFDFCEKHDWIANLAVDPATRSNTSVCLKFTDDRITDGAAFAKAVAKRLEAEGVALDVGAYRDAPAGLRIWCGATVDHSDVAALMPWIEWAFEAEIAA; from the coding sequence ATGGTTACGACCAAACCGGACACGCGGCCGGATAACGCGCGCTTTTCGTCTGGCCCTTGTGCCAAACCCCCCACATGGTCACTCGAATCGCTTGGCGACGCGCCTTTGGGCCGGTCGCACCGCGCGACTGTTGGCAAGGCCAAACTGGCCGAGGCTATCGACCTGACCCGTGAGGTTCTGAACATTCCGGCCGATTACCGCATCGGGATCGTGCCTGCCTCTGACACCGGCGCCTTCGAGATGGCGATGTGGACGATGCTGGGCGAACGCCCCGCGGAAATGGTCGCATGGGAATCCTTCGGCGCAGGCTGGGTCACCGACGTGGTCAAGCAGCTGAAGATCGAGGCAACGGTCCACGAAGCCGCCTACGGCGAAATCGTCGATATGGCCGCGCTGAACTATGACAACGACGTCTGCTTTACTTGGAACGGCACGACCTCTGGCGTGCGGATGCCGCATGGCGACATGATCCCCGCGGATCGCGCCGGCCTGACGCTTTGCGACGCGACCTCTGCCGCCTTCGCGCAGGACCTGCCGTGGGACAAGCTGGATGTGACCACGTTCAGCTGGCAGAAGGTCATGGGCGGCGAGGCCGCGCATGGCATGCTGATCCTCAGCCCCCGCGCCGTCGAACGGCTTGAAAGCTACACCCCCGCATGGCCGCTGCCCAAGATTTTCCGCCTGACCTCCAAGGGCAAGCTGATCGAGGGCATCTTCAAGGGCGAGACGATCAACACGCCCTCCATGCTCTGTGTCGAGGATTACCTCGTCGCGCTGAAATGGGGTCAGACGCTGGGCGGCCAGCCTGGCCTGAAGGCGCGCGCCGATGCCAACGCCGGCGTGATCTTCGACTTCTGCGAAAAGCATGATTGGATCGCCAATCTTGCCGTCGATCCGGCGACGCGGTCGAACACCAGCGTGTGTCTGAAGTTCACCGATGACCGCATCACCGACGGCGCCGCATTCGCCAAGGCCGTCGCCAAGCGGCTGGAAGCCGAAGGCGTGGCGCTGGACGTCGGTGCCTATCGCGATGCTCCCGCCGGTCTGCGGATCTGGTGTGGCGCGACGGTTGACCATTCCGATGTGGCAGCCCTGATGCCGTGGATCGAATGGGCCTTCGAGGCCGAGATCGCCGCCTGA
- a CDS encoding pyridoxamine 5'-phosphate oxidase family protein, which produces MSEWFETLAGLHDQVWQRLGRGVADRRAPGRQPTLATVSADGWPEARTVVLRRAERPAALLEVYTDSMSDKIASLGRLPRAALHVWEPKLDFQMRLQADVTLLQGDAVANRWESVPDIARLSYGVTPPPGAPIAAALDYDKTPDQSRFCVLSLTLTHIDVVHLGDAHRRAAFRADDGWAGQWLVP; this is translated from the coding sequence ATGAGTGAGTGGTTCGAGACGCTGGCGGGATTGCACGACCAGGTCTGGCAGCGGCTGGGACGCGGCGTTGCGGATCGTCGCGCACCGGGCCGGCAACCGACCCTCGCCACGGTCAGCGCCGATGGCTGGCCAGAGGCGCGCACCGTCGTATTGCGCCGGGCTGAGCGACCAGCTGCGCTGCTGGAGGTCTATACCGACAGCATGTCCGACAAGATCGCCAGCTTGGGTCGGCTGCCCCGCGCCGCCCTGCACGTATGGGAGCCGAAACTGGATTTTCAGATGCGGCTGCAGGCGGATGTAACACTGTTGCAGGGCGATGCCGTCGCCAACCGGTGGGAGTCCGTGCCGGACATCGCGCGTTTGTCCTACGGCGTGACACCGCCGCCGGGCGCACCCATCGCCGCAGCGCTGGATTATGACAAAACCCCGGATCAGAGCCGCTTTTGCGTGCTGTCACTGACGTTGACCCATATCGACGTGGTGCATCTGGGCGATGCTCACCGCCGGGCCGCCTTTCGCGCGGACGATGGCTGGGCCGGCCAGTGGCTCGTCCCGTGA
- the mnmH gene encoding tRNA 2-selenouridine(34) synthase MnmH, translating to MPQTFDTLRALMDHGFDTVIDVRSPAEFAEDHIPGAINLPALSNDQRAEVGTIYKQVSAFDARKIGAAMVARNVADHVDGPLAQHDGAWQPLVYCWRGGQRSGSFASILQQIGWRADTIKGGYQTYRRLVHDALYIDRVPHRLILLDGYTGTAKTALLHLLADRGVQILDLEGLAAHRGSLLGGVAGGQPAQKGFESQLAQALSALDPDMPTIVEAESSKIGQIVLPKQIWARMTAAPRINVKAPLAARAAYLTEAYADIIADPAALRARLQPLRNLRGHAVVDDWEAMLDAGDFTGLATSLMDRHYDAAYARSRRVDDRDWLGEVATDTLDAAGRARAADDLAALVRTL from the coding sequence ATGCCCCAGACCTTTGACACCCTGCGCGCGCTGATGGACCACGGGTTCGATACCGTGATCGACGTGCGCAGCCCCGCCGAATTCGCCGAGGATCACATCCCCGGTGCCATCAACCTGCCTGCCCTGTCCAACGACCAGCGGGCCGAGGTCGGCACGATCTACAAGCAGGTCAGCGCCTTCGACGCCCGCAAGATCGGTGCCGCGATGGTCGCCCGCAACGTGGCCGATCACGTCGACGGGCCGCTGGCGCAGCACGACGGCGCATGGCAGCCGCTGGTCTATTGCTGGCGCGGCGGCCAACGCTCCGGCTCCTTCGCCTCGATCCTGCAACAGATCGGCTGGCGCGCGGACACGATCAAGGGCGGCTACCAGACCTACCGCCGTCTGGTGCACGACGCGCTTTATATCGACCGGGTGCCGCACCGGTTGATCCTGCTCGACGGCTACACCGGCACGGCCAAGACGGCCTTGCTGCATCTGCTGGCTGATCGGGGCGTGCAAATTCTTGATCTGGAAGGATTGGCCGCCCACCGTGGGTCGCTTTTGGGTGGTGTGGCGGGCGGGCAACCGGCGCAGAAGGGCTTTGAATCGCAGCTTGCACAGGCCCTGTCGGCGCTGGACCCCGACATGCCCACGATCGTCGAGGCCGAAAGCAGCAAGATCGGCCAGATCGTCCTGCCCAAGCAGATCTGGGCGCGCATGACCGCCGCCCCGCGGATCAACGTCAAGGCCCCCTTGGCCGCACGGGCCGCCTATCTGACAGAGGCTTACGCGGACATCATTGCCGACCCCGCCGCCCTGCGCGCCCGCCTGCAGCCCCTGCGGAACCTGCGTGGCCACGCGGTCGTCGACGACTGGGAAGCCATGCTGGACGCCGGCGATTTCACTGGGCTGGCGACCTCGCTGATGGACCGTCACTACGATGCGGCTTACGCCAGATCCCGCCGGGTCGACGACCGCGACTGGCTGGGCGAGGTGGCGACGGACACGCTCGACGCCGCAGGCCGCGCGCGGGCGGCCGACGATCTGGCAGCCCTTGTCCGGACCCTTTAA
- a CDS encoding class II aldolase and adducin N-terminal domain-containing protein: protein MTIHQNISHWAERVDLAAAFRWTARLDMHEAVSNHFSLAVSDDGSQFLMNPNQMHFARIKASDMLMIDANDPSTMEGPNAPDPTAWGLHGGLHRLVPHARCAMHVHSIHATVLASLADSTLPPIDQNCCTFYDRVVVDDGYGGLAFEDEGARCAALFTDPKKKVMVMGNHGVLVIGDTVAETFNRMYYFERAAETYIRALQTGQPLRILPHDIAEKTAQQIEAYPEQDQRHLSELKALLDREGSDYAT from the coding sequence ATGACAATTCACCAGAACATCTCTCACTGGGCAGAGCGCGTCGATCTGGCCGCCGCGTTTCGCTGGACGGCGCGGCTGGACATGCACGAGGCGGTGTCGAACCATTTCAGCCTTGCGGTCAGCGACGACGGCAGCCAGTTCCTGATGAACCCGAATCAGATGCATTTCGCGCGGATCAAGGCCAGCGACATGCTGATGATCGACGCCAACGATCCCTCGACGATGGAAGGGCCGAACGCCCCGGACCCCACCGCATGGGGCCTGCACGGCGGATTGCACCGGCTGGTGCCGCACGCCCGGTGTGCGATGCACGTCCATTCGATCCACGCGACGGTGTTGGCGTCCCTGGCCGACAGCACCCTGCCCCCCATCGACCAGAACTGCTGCACCTTCTACGACCGCGTCGTGGTCGACGACGGCTACGGCGGTCTGGCGTTCGAGGACGAGGGCGCACGCTGTGCCGCATTGTTCACCGACCCCAAGAAGAAGGTCATGGTGATGGGCAACCACGGCGTGCTGGTGATCGGCGATACCGTGGCCGAGACCTTTAACCGGATGTATTATTTCGAACGGGCGGCCGAGACCTATATCCGCGCCTTGCAGACCGGGCAGCCGCTGCGCATCTTGCCGCACGATATTGCGGAAAAGACCGCCCAACAGATCGAGGCCTACCCCGAACAGGACCAGCGCCACCTGTCGGAATTGAAGGCGCTGCTGGACCGCGAAGGATCGGATTACGCCACATGA